The proteins below come from a single Zhouia spongiae genomic window:
- a CDS encoding nuclear transport factor 2 family protein produces the protein MTKIISSPNCGNSPKMEFLKDFNIAFAKGDMKFITENVTDEIVWNIIGDKKIEGKEKFTGELEQMKSEKAAELTISQVLSHGKEGAANGIMTMQNGKKYAFSDFYRFKGAKGVKINSITSYVIEIQIEQ, from the coding sequence ATGACAAAAATTATTTCAAGTCCAAATTGTGGGAACTCGCCGAAAATGGAATTTCTAAAAGACTTCAATATTGCTTTTGCAAAAGGAGACATGAAGTTTATTACTGAAAACGTAACGGATGAAATTGTTTGGAATATAATTGGAGACAAAAAAATAGAGGGAAAAGAAAAATTTACCGGGGAATTAGAACAAATGAAATCTGAAAAAGCGGCCGAGTTAACAATTAGCCAAGTTTTATCACACGGAAAAGAAGGAGCCGCTAACGGAATTATGACAATGCAAAACGGGAAGAAATATGCTTTTTCGGACTTTTACAGATTTAAAGGAGCAAAAGGCGTAAAAATAAATTCAATAACATCATACGTGATTGAAATCCAGATTGAACAATGA
- a CDS encoding TlpA disulfide reductase family protein, with amino-acid sequence MEYKPEQNKMRISIKLILFASFIVFINACNEKENKFTILGQVSGFPDGTKFYLRNLATDAVFDSTIVENGSFKFEGYLSSPPEQIWLNTTVDKKFVYTNLLIGNDNITVKGDISDFPWNVKIKGSKTQEDFNYSQSLTKENNIKRDSLVKSFMKLPQDKQQEIGAEIWREIGKIDSITQVSRINYIKSHPDTYTSVIELGYLKNQLPKDTIRKIFENYTTQIKESKYAKVVEVFLRENIAKIGDKFHDFEGINQKGEQVKFSNIRGEYTLLDFTAAYCGPCIQAADELIEINSKYSDFLKIVSFTQDPKKDVWLKSLERDKVTWNSIWDGKGRYSETSIKYGIQGIPTFVLINPEGIIIDKWSGYGKGSIIGRLEKYLSKK; translated from the coding sequence ATGGAATACAAACCCGAACAAAACAAAATGAGAATATCAATCAAATTAATTTTATTTGCAAGCTTTATTGTTTTTATAAATGCTTGTAATGAAAAAGAAAACAAATTCACAATTTTAGGACAAGTAAGTGGATTTCCGGATGGAACTAAATTTTATTTAAGAAACTTGGCTACTGATGCCGTTTTTGATAGCACAATAGTAGAAAATGGCAGTTTTAAATTTGAAGGTTATCTATCTAGTCCACCTGAACAGATTTGGTTAAATACTACCGTTGACAAAAAATTCGTATATACAAATCTTCTGATTGGAAATGACAACATTACAGTTAAAGGAGATATATCTGACTTTCCTTGGAACGTAAAAATTAAAGGTTCAAAAACTCAAGAGGATTTTAACTACTCTCAAAGTCTTACAAAAGAAAACAACATAAAAAGAGATTCTTTGGTAAAATCATTTATGAAACTTCCACAAGATAAGCAACAAGAAATAGGAGCAGAAATTTGGAGGGAAATTGGAAAAATAGATAGTATTACACAGGTTTCACGAATTAACTATATAAAATCACATCCTGACACTTATACAAGTGTAATAGAACTTGGCTATTTAAAAAATCAATTACCAAAAGACACAATACGGAAAATATTTGAAAATTATACAACTCAAATAAAAGAAAGCAAATATGCCAAAGTCGTTGAAGTATTTCTTAGAGAGAATATTGCTAAAATTGGAGATAAATTTCACGATTTTGAAGGAATAAATCAAAAGGGCGAACAGGTTAAGTTTTCAAATATTAGAGGTGAATACACCCTTCTTGACTTTACGGCTGCCTATTGTGGCCCTTGTATTCAAGCAGCAGATGAATTAATTGAAATCAACAGTAAGTATTCTGACTTTTTAAAAATAGTCAGTTTCACCCAAGACCCTAAAAAAGATGTTTGGCTAAAATCCTTAGAGAGAGACAAAGTAACTTGGAATAGTATTTGGGACGGGAAAGGCAGATATAGTGAAACGTCCATAAAATATGGAATTCAAGGGATTCCAACTTTTGTGCTAATTAACCCTGAAGGAATTATAATTGACAAGTGGAGTGGTTATGGAAAGGGTAGTATTATAGGCCGATTAGAAAAATACTTATCAAAAAAATAA
- a CDS encoding putative HNHc nuclease — MKQTESKKLKSYLKSTLLITLSLLLFNCSNDDGNENTPSQSKSKLLAIDGMGSDLKIVEVNPDRGLSISTFLDFEPMQASVDFDFTYFNTTNQLFIRRNVYENGIGPQIIKVNIDTREEITISSENYSTIIAGNGKLFGFERIVDNTELKSINLVEIDPENASKMSTIEIFEAIESAPSNDKTGISGILYSYDTNELLIPRRTSFVSNAIDQLIKINANSGTKKTVNINHYESITVGRNGRIFAVKRTYDPNLGEFTFYGIVEVNINNGQEIEILKEFDNLNSFSDSEIIYLSETNEVLVDIGTLYKINVNTKTESILDNSSGFYSYRSINIY, encoded by the coding sequence ATGAAACAAACAGAATCAAAAAAACTAAAATCTTACCTTAAAAGCACACTCTTAATTACATTATCTCTATTACTATTCAACTGTAGTAATGACGACGGAAACGAAAACACCCCAAGTCAATCGAAAAGCAAATTATTAGCAATTGACGGAATGGGTAGTGATTTAAAAATCGTTGAAGTAAATCCTGATAGAGGATTATCAATTTCAACATTTTTAGATTTTGAACCAATGCAAGCTAGCGTTGATTTCGATTTTACATATTTTAACACAACTAATCAATTGTTCATCAGAAGAAATGTTTATGAAAATGGGATTGGGCCTCAAATAATAAAAGTCAATATTGATACTAGAGAAGAAATTACCATTAGTTCAGAAAATTATAGTACAATAATTGCTGGAAATGGAAAATTGTTTGGTTTTGAACGCATTGTTGATAATACTGAACTTAAATCAATAAATTTAGTGGAAATTGATCCAGAAAACGCATCAAAAATGTCAACTATAGAAATATTTGAAGCAATAGAAAGTGCTCCAAGTAATGACAAAACAGGTATATCTGGAATATTATATTCATACGACACAAATGAATTATTAATTCCCAGAAGAACTTCTTTTGTTTCTAATGCGATTGACCAATTAATAAAAATTAATGCTAATTCAGGGACTAAAAAAACCGTGAATATTAATCATTATGAATCAATTACTGTTGGTAGGAATGGTCGAATATTTGCAGTTAAGAGAACCTATGACCCAAATCTGGGAGAGTTTACTTTTTATGGAATCGTTGAAGTAAATATAAATAATGGACAAGAAATAGAAATATTAAAAGAGTTTGATAATCTAAACTCTTTTTCTGACTCGGAAATTATTTATTTGAGTGAAACCAATGAAGTTTTAGTGGACATTGGAACTTTATATAAAATAAATGTAAACACGAAAACCGAATCTATTTTGGATAATAGTAGTGGATTTTATAGCTACAGAAGTATTAATATTTACTAA
- a CDS encoding DUF5050 domain-containing protein, with translation MKIPIPKFRILRMFLPLVSFTILSSCNEKEHRIAYSSKESNNREILLTDTEGKSKINITNYSGDHGYPEWSPDGKQIAFYAKYDENKTWSIHTMNIDGTNRKRLTNDKNKWDSSPAWSPDGTKIAFAREYQDSENVWHEEIWVINSDGSQLTQIKELSGVSPSFLQDGRILFHSKSPNSEICIANSDGSKIMMLTNNTAEDWEPRASPNGKQIVFISDRDGNQEIYVMNINGSNQQRLTFNEVADWNPCWSPDGSKVIFASETEKYFDLYLMNKDGSLLKKIIDNGSQPSWLK, from the coding sequence ATGAAAATACCGATACCAAAATTTAGAATTTTAAGAATGTTTCTACCACTGGTTTCATTTACTATTCTTTCGTCTTGTAACGAAAAAGAACATAGGATTGCCTATTCATCGAAAGAATCAAATAATAGAGAAATTCTTCTGACCGATACCGAAGGAAAATCTAAAATTAATATTACAAATTATTCAGGTGATCACGGCTACCCTGAATGGTCACCTGACGGAAAACAGATCGCTTTCTATGCAAAATACGATGAAAATAAAACATGGTCCATCCATACTATGAATATTGATGGTACAAATCGGAAACGATTAACTAATGATAAAAATAAATGGGACAGTTCTCCTGCATGGTCTCCAGATGGAACAAAAATAGCTTTCGCAAGAGAATATCAAGATTCAGAAAATGTTTGGCATGAAGAAATCTGGGTTATAAATTCTGATGGTAGTCAATTAACCCAAATAAAAGAACTAAGCGGTGTTTCACCAAGTTTTTTGCAAGATGGACGAATACTTTTTCACTCCAAAAGCCCAAACAGTGAAATTTGCATTGCCAATAGTGACGGTAGTAAAATCATGATGTTAACCAATAATACTGCAGAAGATTGGGAACCTAGGGCTTCTCCCAATGGCAAGCAAATAGTTTTTATTTCGGACAGGGATGGGAATCAAGAAATTTATGTTATGAATATAAATGGTTCTAATCAACAACGGCTGACATTCAACGAGGTTGCCGACTGGAACCCTTGCTGGTCTCCAGATGGCTCCAAAGTCATTTTTGCATCGGAAACAGAAAAGTATTTTGATCTCTATTTGATGAACAAGGATGGCTCATTATTAAAGAAAATTATTGATAATGGGTCTCAACCTTCATGGCTAAAATAG
- a CDS encoding GNAT family N-acetyltransferase, translating to MEIKLEKFTKSDFDKYFQLVSNEKVMEMITERAIGLKEAKKDFKILLENNKLQPNFGNFKILKAETNEFLGLAKLEIKETNDEEAELGYMVLPEYWRKGIATLVGKKLIEIGRRQNSIKRIFAIIDPKNIPSRKILTNNGFNSKEFKDFDGLPGEILELNLNEKNKSANIGHRCTAH from the coding sequence ATGGAAATAAAATTAGAAAAATTCACAAAATCAGACTTTGACAAGTATTTTCAGTTAGTAAGCAATGAAAAGGTAATGGAAATGATTACCGAAAGAGCAATTGGGCTGAAAGAAGCCAAGAAAGATTTTAAAATACTGTTAGAAAACAATAAACTTCAACCAAACTTTGGAAACTTCAAAATCCTCAAAGCAGAAACAAATGAGTTTTTGGGATTAGCAAAATTGGAAATAAAAGAAACCAACGATGAAGAGGCAGAACTTGGATATATGGTTTTGCCTGAATATTGGAGAAAGGGAATTGCAACATTAGTCGGAAAAAAGTTAATCGAAATAGGTAGAAGGCAAAATTCTATAAAACGAATTTTTGCAATAATCGACCCCAAGAACATACCATCAAGGAAAATTTTGACAAATAATGGTTTCAATTCAAAAGAGTTTAAAGACTTTGATGGACTGCCTGGAGAAATCCTTGAACTAAATCTCAATGAAAAAAATAAGTCAGCCAATATCGGTCACCGTTGCACAGCCCATTAA
- a CDS encoding serine hydrolase, with the protein MVEKDLLVRRKARIVTAYTGLNITIGDLIKWFQAIQKEKILTEKQLKEIWTPVKLNNGKDSYFRLGWESYKLQDGYRTARHGGAGISSFMYYWNEQTNEKVIVIVLTNGSLNWTISSNQMNVQIASMILDDE; encoded by the coding sequence TTGAAAAAGATCTTCTTGTTAGGAGAAAGGCTCGGATAGTTACTGCTTATACTGGATTAAATATCACTATAGGAGATTTGATAAAGTGGTTCCAAGCCATTCAAAAAGAAAAGATCTTAACAGAAAAACAACTCAAAGAAATTTGGACACCTGTAAAGTTAAACAACGGAAAAGATAGCTATTTTAGATTAGGTTGGGAATCATATAAGCTTCAAGATGGTTATAGAACGGCTAGACATGGCGGTGCTGGAATTTCCTCTTTCATGTATTATTGGAATGAACAAACCAATGAAAAGGTTATTGTGATTGTGTTAACCAATGGCTCTTTAAACTGGACAATCAGTTCAAATCAAATGAATGTACAAATTGCAAGTATGATCCTTGATGATGAATAA